The genomic interval GAGCCCAAACAGCGCAAGGGTCAGCAGGGTCGGTCGCTGCTGTGGGTCCGAACCATACTGGAACCGCCAGCTCAGCCAAGAAATCCATCCGTAAATCACGGCGGAGGCGCAGACCAGCAATCCCATGTGGACCAGTTGTCGATGACTCGGTGGTCCTGTCTCGCGTTCAACCATTGCCGATATGAGTCGCCTGAGCAAACGCTGCAGATCGAGTGCTGCGGATCGACCTCGGGGCGATCAGCCCGTACCTGGCGATCGACCACAATATTTTGTAACCGGCCTTGATCGTGCCGGTTAGGGTGCCACTGATCTTGCTGTGCCCGATGCGTTTACGATAGGGGACAGGAACTTCCAGAAATCGCAAGTCGTGTTTAGCCGACTTGATCTGCATTTCGATCGTCCACCCAAAGTTCTTGTCTTCCATTTCGAGCTGTTGCAGCTTGCGATAGTCGATCGCACGAAACGGACCGAGATCGGTGTAGCGGACGCCGAACAGGATTCTCATCAAGAAACATGCCAATCGATTTCCGTAGACGCTCTGCGGCGGCATTGCGCCCCGTTCGCGTTCTCCTAGCAATCGAGAGCCGAGGACGAAATCGTATTGGCCATCTTGAATCGGCGAAACCAATGCAGAAAGAAACTCGGGATAATCACTGTAGTCGGCATCGAGGAAAACGATAATCTGCGGCGGATTTCCCGATCGAGCGCAGCATGCTCTGAGCGTCTCAAGACCCTTTAGGCAGGCTGCGCCGTAGCCTCGGTTGGTTTCGGAGACCACTGTTGCACCGTGTGCCGCTGCAACACTGGCGGTGCTATCGGTCGAGCCGTTGTCAACGACAATGACCCGTCCAACGCGAGGTAAATCCTGAAGCACCAACGGAAGAGAATGCTCTTCGTTCAGCGCCGGGATGATGACCGCAATGCCCTCAAATGCTTCGATGGTTCCGCGATTGCTTTCGGTTGACATGATTTATTTCCTAAGGGGAGCACGTGAGGTATCCTTCCTCATGAATGATCATATCTGCGTCTGGCCCGCACGTCTGTGTTGCATCGCACAATTTGAGCAACTTTATGCTGCAGGCGGTTACAGCATGCTACAAGGAGTTACAGCATGAAAATCCAATGCCATGAACTGTTAGATCAGGAACAGTTTGCGAGCCCTCGCCCATCCGATCCATTAGATGACAGACTCGTCGGCCTCTTGGATTGAAACGGATAGATTTAAATGTGGCGTAGACCTTTGCTACTGAATTTGATTCCTTTACTCGTTTTGCTAGCGAGTGGGTGTCAGTCATTCCTTCACCAGGCCGCCTCTCTTGCTTACCGCGACCCAGCAACCGAAATTCACGTTGAACGCGGAAGACCTAATCGACTCATTGACGGGATAGGTTCGGTTGTCGGCATCCCATCCAAACTGACCCTTTGGGATCATAGGGCGGACAATCATCAGGTTTCCAAGGAAACGGAAGCCGCGTTACTGGAGTACATGGACCGAAATCAGCTCAATGAAACGCTTGTGCGAGTGAATCAGTATCATCCTTGGGGCGAATGGAAACGACTTGTGTCAAATCAACGTGTGCATCCGGGATGGCGGTACACGTTTGGTGTCTACAATGGCTTGAAATACACACTACTGCCGGGACGTCTTCTTGGCGGCGATTGGTACAATCCATTTACCGACACAACCCACATCTATTCTGACTTGGCTCCCCTGGCCATTGCCCGCACCGCCTATGCCAAAGATGTGCGTCAGCAGTCTCGTCCAGGGATGTATGCGGCCTCTCAGGAACTACCGTTGGTGGGAATGATCCACGAGTCACGGGCGAGGGAGGAAGCTTTGGCATATTACAGTCGACGAGGTGATGCACGAGAACTGCAGGACGCTAAGCGTGTGATTGAACCCGATTACGGTGGGAGCTGGGGAGCACAAGTGGCCTCATTCCTTCCCTATGGTGCCCCGCTGGGCCGACTGGTCGGTGCTGGTGCCGGTCACCTGACCAATCGTGTTCGCGGCGGGCGCCCTGTCGAGCGGACAGGGCGTGCGTCAGGGGATGGTCCCAATGCGTGCGATTCGGATTCGTACGATCGTGGGTCGGACGCTTGGCCACACGCATCAACTAAGCTGTCAGCGCGCGAGCAATAAAGGATCGATCGACAGCCCAGGGTACGCACTTGAGTCCATTGCGAATGGGCCATTCCACGATTCACCGCAACTGTCAACGACAGTTTTGAAATCTACAATGCGGCCGGACGAAGTGACCAGAGAAGTAATTGGAATTGCCCGACGAATAGTTTGGATACGCAATTTGTTGGCTCACGTAGCCCGAAGAGTAGACGGGATAGCTCGGGGATCCATATTGAGGTACGGGAGCGGAGAAAGTTGGTTGGCTGTAGC from Stieleria varia carries:
- a CDS encoding glycosyltransferase family 2 protein; this translates as MSTESNRGTIEAFEGIAVIIPALNEEHSLPLVLQDLPRVGRVIVVDNGSTDSTASVAAAHGATVVSETNRGYGAACLKGLETLRACCARSGNPPQIIVFLDADYSDYPEFLSALVSPIQDGQYDFVLGSRLLGERERGAMPPQSVYGNRLACFLMRILFGVRYTDLGPFRAIDYRKLQQLEMEDKNFGWTIEMQIKSAKHDLRFLEVPVPYRKRIGHSKISGTLTGTIKAGYKILWSIARYGLIAPRSIRSTRSAAFAQATHIGNG